A portion of the Sphaerochaeta pleomorpha str. Grapes genome contains these proteins:
- the asnS gene encoding asparagine--tRNA ligase → MNERISALLKRKPGPEIITAEGWVRTKRDSKTVCFLELNDGSCLKGLQVVIDKVSLNNDALLSSITTGSSVTCRGPIVESAGGNQEVEMASTDVTLIGECPVDTYPLQKKRHSVEYLREISHLRPRTNMFGAVARVRNTLSFAVHQYFQENGFVYVNTPLISASDCEGAGEMFQVTTLDFDKVPRTEEGQVDYSKDFFGKKSFLTVSGQLEGETYATALKNIYTFGPTFRAENSNTKRHLAEFWMVEPEMAFCDVTGDMEIAESFLKYLFKSVLEKCPEDMAFFSKFVEAGVDKTLQHVVDTPFAHLTYTEAVKILEKYNDKFDYSVSWGSDLQSEHEKFLTEVVCKSPVIVTDYPKEIKAFYMKLNDDGKTVRGMDVLVPRLGEIIGGSERESNIDVLTARMKELNLNPQDYWWYLDLRRYGSVPHAGFGLGFERAVQYVTGMANIRDVIPYPRAPKLADF, encoded by the coding sequence AGAGATTATTACGGCCGAAGGCTGGGTACGCACAAAACGCGACAGCAAAACCGTATGCTTCCTTGAGCTGAACGATGGTTCGTGCCTCAAGGGCTTACAGGTTGTCATCGATAAGGTAAGTCTGAACAACGATGCCTTGCTGTCATCCATTACCACGGGCTCTTCGGTTACCTGCAGGGGGCCGATTGTAGAAAGCGCTGGGGGAAACCAGGAAGTAGAGATGGCAAGTACCGATGTTACACTTATCGGTGAATGCCCGGTTGACACCTACCCTCTCCAGAAAAAGCGCCATAGTGTCGAATACCTGAGGGAAATATCCCATCTTCGCCCCCGCACAAACATGTTCGGTGCAGTCGCGCGTGTACGCAATACGCTTTCCTTTGCCGTGCACCAGTATTTCCAGGAGAATGGTTTCGTCTATGTAAACACCCCTCTCATCTCGGCAAGCGATTGCGAGGGAGCCGGTGAAATGTTCCAGGTTACCACCCTCGATTTCGACAAGGTACCCAGGACTGAAGAAGGTCAGGTGGATTATTCCAAGGATTTCTTTGGAAAAAAATCATTCTTGACTGTCAGCGGTCAGCTCGAGGGAGAAACCTACGCCACTGCCTTGAAAAACATCTATACCTTCGGACCTACGTTCAGGGCCGAAAACTCCAATACGAAGCGACATCTTGCCGAATTCTGGATGGTTGAACCTGAGATGGCATTCTGCGATGTCACCGGTGATATGGAAATTGCAGAATCTTTTTTGAAGTACCTGTTTAAATCGGTATTGGAAAAATGCCCTGAAGATATGGCTTTTTTCTCAAAATTCGTTGAAGCAGGAGTAGACAAGACGCTCCAGCATGTTGTCGATACGCCATTTGCCCATCTAACCTATACGGAAGCTGTCAAGATTCTTGAAAAATACAATGACAAATTTGACTATTCGGTAAGCTGGGGCAGTGACTTGCAGAGTGAACATGAAAAATTCCTCACTGAAGTCGTCTGCAAAAGCCCGGTGATCGTCACCGACTACCCCAAGGAAATCAAGGCTTTCTACATGAAACTCAATGACGATGGGAAGACCGTACGCGGAATGGATGTACTGGTACCCCGTCTCGGAGAAATCATCGGAGGCTCGGAACGCGAATCGAACATTGATGTCCTGACCGCCAGGATGAAGGAGCTCAACCTCAACCCGCAGGATTACTGGTGGTATCTTGACCTGAGAAGATATGGCTCGGTTCCCCATGCAGGGTTCGGTCTCGGTTTCGAACGTGCAGTGCAATATGTAACCGGCATGGCAAACATCCGTGACGTCATCCCGTACCCAAGGGCTCCGAAACTGGCTGATTTCTAG